CGTCGATCACCAGGGTCTGACCGGTGATGAACGCGGCGTCCGGCGAGGCCAGATAGGCCACCAGCGCGGCGATCTCCTCCGGTGTGCCGAGTCGGCCCAGCGGCAGTGTCCCGGCCTGCTCGGCGAGCTGTTCTTCGGTGTACTCGGCCCGTTGCATGGGCGTGAGCACGTAACCCGGACATATCGCGTTGACCCGGACCCTCGGTGCCAGTTCCAGTGCCAGGGTCCGCGTGAGTTCGATCAGGCCCGCCTTGCTCACGTTGTACGCCGCGTAGTCGGGCATACCCACCATGCCGCTGACCGAAGCGGTATTGATGATGACTCCCCCGTCGGACTTCATCCGGCGTCCCGCCTCACGGGCCACGAGGAAAGCCCCGGTGAGGTTCACCCGGAGTGTCTGTTCCCACTCGGCGAGCGAGGTCTCCAGGAACGCCCGCCGGATGCTGATACCGGCGTTGTTGCACACCACATCCAGTCCACCCCAGACGGCGTCCATCCTGGTGAACGCCTCCCGTAGGGAGTCCTCCTCCGCGACGTCCGCAAGCAGGGGCAGTACCCCTTCCGTGGCATCGTTCGCGAACCGTCCGAGGGCGTCCCGGTCTCGGTCGAGAACTGCCACCCGCGCGCCCTCCTGTCCGAAGCGCCGCGCGATGGCCGCGCCGATTCCTGATGCCCCGCCGGTGATCAGCACACGCTGCGATCGATACCCAGCCCGTTCTGCCAAGCCTGGCCTCCTCAGTCGGTCAAGGTCGCCCCGGAGTTCGGGTGCCGTGCCGGGCTAGGACGCGCTTGGATCGTTCCCGCGCGAGAAGTCACCGAACCGCAGTGCGTCATAGAGCCGCTTCCCGGTGGACGGAGGGCTGAAGAAGAAGCGGGTCGACTCCGTCCGGCGCAGCAACCCGTACACGATGAAATCACGGACAGTGGCCTTCCAGTATTCCGGCCCGAGAATTCCGAGCAAGGCCAGATACTGAGCAGCGCCCAACGGTCGGCCGAACCAGTGGTTGACCGAGACCGACGCGGAGTGGGCACGGATGTCGTGCCACCAACCACGCGGTATGTAGAGCAGGTCGCCGGGGCTCATCCGTACGGAGCGCAGCACTGCGTGCTTCAGTCTCGGAAAGCGCCGCACATCCGGAGCAGCCAGGTCAACCCGGCTGTTCACCAGGTTGCCCGGAAAGGGGTAAGCCGCCCTGCTGTCCCGCCAAGCGAGCAGAGTCACGGTCTTCTCCCCCCAGAGCTGGCAGAAGAAGTTGTCCTTCAGGTCCGAGTGCAGCATTGAACGTGTCCCGGCGGAGCCGATCCATACTCGGGTATCAGTGGGATATCCGTCTGCCGGGAGCAGCGAGGAGAAATCGCAGTCAGCCGGGTTGAAGATCTCGTGAGCTCGCTGGTACGCCAGATAACAGGGCGCGGAGGGTCCGGCAGACTCCATCCGCTCGACAAACTCGCCGAAAGTCAGCTCCCGCTCGTAGCTCTGCTGGTCCTGCGGGAAGAGAACACCGCTATCGGGGAGATCCATCAAGGCAGTCACCCGCCGCTCGCCGTGGCGCTCCGCCAAGGCGGTCGGGTGCCACGCAGTGCGGGCCGGCCAGGAGTCGAGGAGACCGGAACAGAGCAGCGGACCAGAGCGCCGGGCGACAGCACGGCGCAGCACACCGATGCCGGAAGCTCCCACCCGTGGTATCCGGCGAACCGTCAGCCCTCCGTCGAGGAACCGCAGCGCCATCGCATCTGATGGATCCGGTGGCTTGTCCGGGAACTCCAACTGCTCTCCGAACGGCCCCGCTCCGGATCGTCGGATAGTCATGACAACTCACTGTCCGGGCTTGTCCATCTCTTGTACAGCCCCCGAAGCCAGCCACCCCAGCACGAGCGCCCACTTCCGGCCAGGCAGCCGAGCTTCAGCCTTCGCGAACCCGCGGCGCCGCGGCTGGGCCATCTCCGCGCGGCCCCCACTGCTGATCTTTTCGCAAGTCCGGTGGGTGTGGTGGGTGGATGGTCGGGCCGGTGTGGGTGAGGAAGGAGCATGGCGGTTTCGGGTTGTTGTTGACGCGGTGGATACCTTGTTCGGCGAGGCCGGCGAGATTGGCGAGTTCGCGTTTCTTGAGCGAGGACCACAGCAGTTCCACCGGGTTCAGCTCGGGAGCATGGGGGGTAATCGCTCCAGGGTGAGCCAGTCCTGGTCGGCGACCCATGCCCGCATCGCGCGGCTCCAATGCGCGGACAGGCTGTCCCAGGCCAGGATCACTTGCTCACCGCGG
The nucleotide sequence above comes from Streptomyces clavuligerus. Encoded proteins:
- a CDS encoding SDR family NAD(P)-dependent oxidoreductase; its protein translation is MLITGGASGIGAAIARRFGQEGARVAVLDRDRDALGRFANDATEGVLPLLADVAEEDSLREAFTRMDAVWGGLDVVCNNAGISIRRAFLETSLAEWEQTLRVNLTGAFLVAREAGRRMKSDGGVIINTASVSGMVGMPDYAAYNVSKAGLIELTRTLALELAPRVRVNAICPGYVLTPMQRAEYTEEQLAEQAGTLPLGRLGTPEEIAALVAYLASPDAAFITGQTLVIDGGETAGGLASAARRPDGPGERRPTTSDPRRGGGA
- a CDS encoding cupin-like domain-containing protein — protein: MTIRRSGAGPFGEQLEFPDKPPDPSDAMALRFLDGGLTVRRIPRVGASGIGVLRRAVARRSGPLLCSGLLDSWPARTAWHPTALAERHGERRVTALMDLPDSGVLFPQDQQSYERELTFGEFVERMESAGPSAPCYLAYQRAHEIFNPADCDFSSLLPADGYPTDTRVWIGSAGTRSMLHSDLKDNFFCQLWGEKTVTLLAWRDSRAAYPFPGNLVNSRVDLAAPDVRRFPRLKHAVLRSVRMSPGDLLYIPRGWWHDIRAHSASVSVNHWFGRPLGAAQYLALLGILGPEYWKATVRDFIVYGLLRRTESTRFFFSPPSTGKRLYDALRFGDFSRGNDPSAS